CTGTGACTGTGGGAACTCTGCGAATCACAACAGGATCTGCGGCACTGTGACATGCGCTCCTATGAGCTGTAAGAAGCCACTGTACCCCATAGGACACTGCTGTGACGTGTGCAGCGCCATCGTCACCATCCAGTATTCCTCAGGCTTCATCCTTGAGTCTTATCGGAATCGACTGCAACACCTCTTCCTTGGTCTGCCCTCGTACCAGTCCATTCAGCTAGGCATGTCCAAGGTGCTCAAATCTCAGTATTTCCTCGGGGTGATCCCACGTGCGGCTGCAGCTGAGATCCAGATCGTGCTCCTGGATGGGGAGTCTGGTGCGGTGGCAGAGGCCCTGGCTCGGGACATATTGAAGGACGTCCAAGCCCAAGGCTCAAACCTGGGCATAACCGGGGCTGAGTTCCAGGCCTCTTCTGGGGCCACCAGTGGTGACGGGGCAGGGGACAACGCAGGAGTTGTGGTGGGAGCCGTGTTCGGCATCCTGATAGTAGTCATTGGTCTCCCCCTCCTGGCTGTCCTCTTCCGCAGAGGCGTCATAAAAATGCCAACCATGCCCACCATCTCCATCCCTTCTCTGAGCAGCTTAAGGAGAAGCCAGGAGGAGATAGGGGAGTTCACGGACCACGGCTTTGAAAACCCCATCTTCGACAAGCCCACCATGATGCCCGAAGTACCAGGTATCTATGGGACTGAAGCCGCCAACTCTATCTCCCTGACGCCGTCAGGTGTGCATTTTGTTAATCCTGCGTATGATGAGAACGAGACCTCAATCGATTTCTCTGCCTGAGACTGTGTGTCATGGTATCTGTAAATATTTTGTGCACATTCTTATGAGAATCATTTCTTACGTGTTGtaatgtatcaaatcaaatgtatttatatagcccttcgtacatcagctgatatctcaaagtgctgtacagaaacccagcctaaaaccccaaacagcaagcaatgcaggtgtagaagcacggtggctaggaaaaactccctagaaaggccaaaacctaggaagaaacctagagaggaaccaggctatatatgtatctaaaatgtaaaaataatatgTCTCATGCTTAATTTCATCTGAAGTATTAGGTATTTTAAAAAGTCAAGCAATTCATATTTGTAAATCAATtctaaaaagatttggcaaaaGCTTTGTCACATTGTTAATATGATTTACATTGGATTGACCATTGACACAACAATGAAAGACAGCCCTTGAACTCATCTTGGTAGTTAGTACTCAGCACAATGTCAAATAAACATAGTATGTTTTTGCATATGAAAGACCAACCACAGTAGTTAGCAAGTCAGTCACTTGCTAACCTGTTCCAATAAAAAGGGCAGTTAAAAGTTATTACTCAATCCCTCAGTGTCATGTTTTgttctatatcaaatcaaattatatttgtcacatgcgctgaatacaacaggtccagaccttactgtgaaatgcttacttacaagcccttaaccaacaatgcagttcaagtaatagagttaagaaaatatttactaaaataaacttaagtaaaaagttaaatcaaaagtaacacaataaaattacataacaataacaggGCTGTAtataggggtaccggtaccaagtcaatgtgcaggggtacaggttagtcgaggtaattttgtacatagataataaacagcgagtagcagcagtgtaaaaacgtCTGGGTGGCTATTtgagcagtcttatagcttgggggtagaagctgttaaggagccttttggacctagacttggcgctccggtaccgcttgctgtgcggtagtagagagaacagtctatgagttGGGTGACTGGAATCTGGagaattttttgggccttcctctgacaccgcctagtatataggtcctggatgagtGCAGATACCCCCTGTAAAGTCCCTGTCTGTTGTCTTGTGATACTTGATGCTGTGTCCTGTAAAATAAGTACAGTATCAGTCACTTAAGGCAACTGCTTATGAATAGAATAGATACTTTATTGTATTTGTGAGAAACAGAAATGTGTACTGGTCCGCCTCTCTAACCTAACTACACTTCTGCAGTCAAAGTATTATGATTCTGGACTGACAGGAGCTGATGTTTCCATGGGAGTGATGGGGGTGGCAGGCAGAGTTGAGCTCTTCATTAGTGGGGGGTCCTTAGGACCAACCAATAAAACCACACTGTCCTTCTTTGAGAGCCAGACAGTAGGATACAAGGGCTCCATGAACTCAGCCTTGTACCTGTAGAGGAGTGTCATAGCGATGTCAGTCACACCATAGAAAGCTAATGAGCCTGAGTCAAAGTCGATGTAGACGCCGATTCTCGTGAACACACTTGTGGCTTCCACGACCGCCTCCATATCAGCATGCCAAGTGGAAAAGCTCCGCCCCTCCCTTCCGAGGCTCCACGAGAAGTCATTTCCTGTGATGCAGCTGCCTCTCTCCACGCCTTTCCGGTCGATGCTCTTGTAGGTGAGTCCCACGTGCATGCCCTCCCCACTCAGCTCTGCCTCAAAGTAGTGTCGGCCCAGGTAGAGGCTCTCTGAGGTCATCACCTGGCGCCAGTACTCGAAGCGTTCGGGCGTGTCTGGGTAGCTGTGCTGCCAGGGCGTGGTGTTGGTCACCTTCCTGTCGTCTTCGGTTAGTCTCAGGAACTTGTGGACAGTGTCTGGGTCAAAGGTCAGACTGCTGGCATCTGTCAAGTAGACACATTTAATTGAATAAACTTTATTAATCGTCAGAGGGGAAAATGGATTTGTCGCCAGCACAGGACACATGCAGGgacaatacaaacacacacatacttattCAAAGGCTACCTCAGTCGCTATAACACATGTGAAAGGTTACACCAAGTCAGGCTATTTCTCAAAAGGGTTAGCTCATTGTGAAGAGCACTAGCTATGCAAATCAAATTAGAAATGGTTGCTAATGCAATAAAAAAAGACATCTTACACGTGAGGAAGTCGTCTCGCATCTCAGGCTCAGGCAGTGAAAAAGACTTTGACATCTTGGGATGGACCATGGTTGTAATGCCCAGTTTCTCTGTAGGTCAGTGTAGGAGAAAGATAAGTTATCCTCCAGGTACTACATAGAGAACTCTCTATAATACAATGCATTGGGAAGACTATGGTTACTTATCCAACTagttatttaacttttatttagcTAAGTCATTGGGAGAATATTCTCTTTTACACTAACAACTTGGGTCGTTTTCATTATGTCATGAAACAGCAtatgtcaacaacaaaaacaaacaaaggaACATGAGCAGTTTTTCCAGGCTTCTATAGTTTTGTtgtgtttggtgcctaatgaacacagcccTGGTTAAAATGTGTACACTCATCACCAGTCCTGCAGATGTCCTTCAGTTTGTCCCTGTAGGTAGCCTTGAGCTGGTCACACAGTTCCTGGGTGGACTCAGTGAGCAGGCAGCTGAAGGAGGCCAGGCGATCTGTGAGGCCGACGTAGagcccaggcagacagacatccaCAGCCCCCGTCTTCCACTCAGAGTATTCCTACATTCACCAGCAGGAGGAGCCACTCACACTACTGTCACACTACTAAGACAGCTATAtctgcttcccaaatgacaccctatgccctttatagtgcactactgctgCTCCATCACAGCatgaaagtagtgtactataaagtagtgcactatatgggaactagggtgccatttgggatgcacaataGGACTCCGACCAGAAATAACCCCAAACCTCTACCCCCGAGACATTTCAGATAGGTTAAGGCAATATGGTAGTATTGCTTTCCCTTGAATAGACTTGGTAGGTTCTTGGCTATACTGTTAATACCTATCAAATCCTTTCAAAATCTAAATGAAGTGTCTATGGTAAGCagcggaggctggtgggaggagctataggaggacgggctaattctaatggctggaatgaaatcAATGGAaagtatcaaacacatgaaacatatggaaaccactaACTTCCATTCCAGTCATGACAGTGATCctgtcctatagctcctcccacctgtCACTTCCCTCACACTGTGGACACTGTCAACATTACAAAACCGCTGACCGAGACGAGTCAAAATTACTGACCGAGACAATATTTAACAGATCATAGGGGAAAGCTGAGGCAAAGGCTAAGATATTAGTCCTCTCAGGATAGGGCTCAGAATGAGTCCTATCCTGAGCagtcaggggcggcagggtagcctagtggttagagcgttggtctagtaaccaaaaggttgcaagttcaaatccctgagctgacaaggtacttatctgttgttctgcccctgaacaggcagttagcccactgaaaataagaatttgttcttaactgacttgcctagtaaaataaatacatctcCAAACACTGCAGTGTGATGCAGTATACACCATCAACCTATAAAATacatgtgccttcagaaagtaccccttgactttttccacattgtgttacagcctgaatttaaattcCATtctttttgtcactggcctacaaacaatacctcataatatcaaagtggaattatgtttttcaaactttttacaaattaattcaacattttaagctgaaatgtcttgtcaataaatattcaacgcAGCATCAACCAATAGAATGTAAAAAAATTCATAAAATACCTCTCACAGTATCATGACACAGGAGACTTGAAGGCAGCAGGTTGATATTGTGCTTTTCAGCAACAACACTAGCTGCATGCGTTctgtttcatttcatttcatgtgTGACACTCACCAGGGATTGGggtcaattcaatttaaattcaGTCAGTTCATTTTCATCAATGCTTTCCTACAAATTTGAGTTTAATTCCTGAATTTACTGAACTGAAATGGAATTAAACCCAAACCTCTCTGGTGCACTCTAAAGTTGCCCCGGGCCTAaacgctgatcttgggtcagtttagcatttttcccactaatggttaaggttggaGGAGATCCAAGGTCTGTACATAGGATAGGTTTCACCCCGGAGCCCCAGTCTCTCACCTGCAGGAAGTCTACGTCCCTCTTGTTCCTGAAGAGTCTCTCCACTCTGGCCAGGGTCTTCTTCAGCTCTTGGCTCTTCTGCTCCAGGTGGGCCTGGATGCCCTCGGCCTGGCTGAGCGCCTGCCTCTGCTCCCCCTCCAGAACCTCCGTGGCCCTCCTCCGGGCCTCTTCTACGGCCCCTTGCAGCAGATAGAACTGCTGCTCCATCACAGCACGTACCCCTGCCACCGAGCTctggggagagaaagatggacagaatatgtgataaagagaaagaggaggaatggagaagtACTTAGTAAATGTGTATCAGCTGTATGTTTCGAGGTTCAATAAGATCAGAGACAATGTTTTAAGTGATAAATGAACAATATGCGAACGTGGGGAAAGAATGTATGGAGAGAATGTGTgacatactttttttttaaaggagaggaggaggtgcttAGTTGTATCAGCTGTGTGTTTAAGGTTCATTAAGATCAGAGGAAATGGTCAAAGTAACGCGGGTGTAGTGAAAAACCTCTATGGATGCAGTGTTGCTCTGTAGCTTGCCAATGGAATTCTCTGCCACTGAGACGGTCTTCATAATGTCCCCTTGTTTCTTCTGCAGCTCTGTCTATagacgatcacacacacacacacacacacacacacacacacacacacacacacacacacacacacacacacacacacacacacacacaca
This region of Oncorhynchus tshawytscha isolate Ot180627B unplaced genomic scaffold, Otsh_v2.0 Un_contig_3505_pilon_pilon, whole genome shotgun sequence genomic DNA includes:
- the LOC121845442 gene encoding LOW QUALITY PROTEIN: protein amnionless-like (The sequence of the model RefSeq protein was modified relative to this genomic sequence to represent the inferred CDS: inserted 1 base in 1 codon) translates to MPKTPAVFLLLGLCLFGAADALYKQWIPDTNYENKTNWDKGSVPCGNDIVQFSAQRKVSVYVETVHSVQEIQLPVDGEFILPSGXGFTVSNGGDPGCGAGVTAQFKDAESLQWFDPALWQAAESLDDLEKGRFLFSVHEESVPCQYDNVLFRAGSSFRVDTTSNQPSVPVQSVSVLGKKFSSSSEFTHYLGSHSGRLQFHGTSSPSVGASGCSDASGCDCGNSANHNRICGTVTCAPMSCKKPLYPIGHCCDVCSAIVTIQYSSGFILESYRNRLQHLFLGLPSYQSIQLGMSKVLKSQYFLGVIPRAAAAEIQIVLLDGESGAVAEALARDILKDVQAQGSNLGITGAEFQASSGATSGDGAGDNAGVVVGAVFGILIVVIGLPLLAVLFRRGVIKMPTMPTISIPSLSSLRRSQEEIGEFTDHGFENPIFDKPTMMPEVPGIYGTEAANSISLTPSGVHFVNPAYDENETSIDFSA
- the LOC121845443 gene encoding tripartite motif-containing protein 16-like isoform X2 — its product is METLIIKNEENTEETHPTTGSKDVTTSMINMWDLNLNQEQEDPTTTHDKPGENTQPQNQEQEDPTTTHDKPGQNTQPQNQEQEDTTTTHDKPGENTQPQNQEQEDPTTTHVKPGQNTQPQTISSGFTVTPEDVLCDSCIEIPCRAQKSCLTCLVSYCEAHLRPHLENQRFQNHRLVEPLQDIECHTCEEHRLPLELYCLTDGCGVCVCCECEGQGHLGHSTVPVEEARRQIQTELQKKQGDIMKTVSVAENSIELGGRGTCCDGAAVLSAARGRRRGPEEGHGGSGGGAEAGAQPGRGHPGPPGAEEPRAEEDPGQSGETLQEQEGRRLPAEKLGITTMVHPKMSKSFSLPEPEMRDDFLTYASSLTFDPDTVHKFLRLTEDDRKVTNTTPWQHSYPDTPERFEYWRQVMTSESLYLGRHYFEAELSGEGMHVGLTYKSIDRKGVERGSCITGNDFSWSLGREGRSFSTWHADMEAVVEATSVFTRIGVYIDFDSGSLAFYGVTDIAMTLLYRYKAEFMEPLYPTVWLSKKDSVVLLVGPKDPPLMKSSTLPATPITPMETSAPVSPES
- the LOC121845443 gene encoding tripartite motif-containing protein 16-like protein isoform X1, encoding METLIIKNEENTEETHPTTGSKDVTTSMINMWDLNLNQEQEDPTTTHDKPGENTQPQNQEQEDPTTTHDKPGQNTQPQNQEQEDTTTTHDKPGENTQPQNQEQEDPTTTHVKPGQNTQPQTISSGFTVTPEDVLCDSCIEIPCRAQKSCLTCLVSYCEAHLRPHLENQRFQNHRLVEPLQDIECHTCEEHRLPLELYCLTDGCGVCVCCECEGQGHLGHSTVPVEEARRQIQTELQKKQGDIMKTVSVAENSIGKLQSNTASIESSVAGVRAVMEQQFYLLQGAVEEARRRATEVLEGEQRQALSQAEGIQAHLEQKSQELKKTLARVERLFRNKRDVDFLQEYSEWKTGAVDVCLPGLYVGLTDRLASFSCLLTESTQELCDQLKATYRDKLKDICRTEKLGITTMVHPKMSKSFSLPEPEMRDDFLTYASSLTFDPDTVHKFLRLTEDDRKVTNTTPWQHSYPDTPERFEYWRQVMTSESLYLGRHYFEAELSGEGMHVGLTYKSIDRKGVERGSCITGNDFSWSLGREGRSFSTWHADMEAVVEATSVFTRIGVYIDFDSGSLAFYGVTDIAMTLLYRYKAEFMEPLYPTVWLSKKDSVVLLVGPKDPPLMKSSTLPATPITPMETSAPVSPES